ATCGGCCCGGAGGCGTCGGCACCGTCGACGGTGATGGTGGGCCGGGCCGGGTCGGTGCCGGAGACGATGACCGGCTTGGACGCGGCGTTCGCGACGGCCTCGGCGTCGGTGACGTCGACGCCGTTGCTGATCATCCACCAGGTGATCGCCCGGTACTGGGCGCCGGTGTCGAGGTAGTTCAGCCCCAGCTTGGCGGCGACCGCCTTCGAGGTGCTGGACTTGCCCGTGCCGGAGGGCCCGTCGATGGCGACGATCACGGATTCCACGGTGGGAACACCTTCCTGGGGTGAGCGGTAGGGCCCGGCGGTTTGCGGGGGACCCCCACAAGGTTACCGAGTCCCCGGCACCCATTCGGCCCCGCCCATCGCGGGCCCACACCCGGCCGGGCGCCGCCCACCCCCGTGTGGGACCCGCACCCACCACCGCGTGGCCCCGCGCCCGCTGCCGTGTGGGCAATCGTCCCGCAGGGCGGGACGGGTGGGCACACGGGACGGCGCCCCCAGCCGGGCCTAGGCTCCCGCGCCTGGACCCGCACCACGACCGCGTCGTCACCTGGGTGCGGGTTCAGGCGCGGGGAGCTCGGGCGCCGCTAAGGGCGCCGTCCGTTGTGCCCACCCGTCCCGCCCCAGCGGAACGATTGCCCACAACGGGGGCGGCGGCGCCGTTCGTGCGGGTGGGCACCGCCCCGTGCGGGCGCCGCCCACAACGGGGCGCGGGCCTACAACGGGTGGCGGGGTTCAGCTCGTGCGGAGGGACCAGCCTCGTTCCTGCAGCGCCGCGCCCAGCGGACCCGCCGCCGACGGCTCCACCATCAGCTGGACCAGACCCGCCTGCTGCCCCGTCGCGTGCTCGATGCGGACGTCCTCGATGTTGACGCCCGCCCGCCCCGCGTCGGCGAAGATGCGGGCGAGCTCGCCCGGCTGGTCGCTGATGAGGACGGCGACGGTCTCGTAGGCCTTGGGCGCGGCACCGTGCTTGCCGGGAACGCGGGCCCGCCCCGCGTTCCCGCGCCGCAGCACGTCCTCGACCCCCGTCGCACCGTCGCGGCGTTCGTCCGCCGAGGCGGACTGGAGGGCCCGCAGCGCGCGCACGGTCTCGTCGAGGTCGGCGGCGACGCCGGAGAGGACGTCGGCGACGGGCCCGGGGTTGGCGGAGAGGATCTCGACCCACATGCGCGGGTCGGAGGCCGCGATCCGGGTGACGTCGCGGATGCCCTGCCCGCAGAGCCGTACGGCGGACTCGTCGGCCTCCTCCAGGCGCGCGGCGACCATCGAGGACACCAGCTGCGGGGTGTGGGAGACGAGGGCCACGGCCCGGTCGTGGGCGTCGGCGTCCATGACGACGGGGACGGCCCGGCAGAGGGCGACGAGCTCCAGGGCGAGGTTGAGGACCTCGGTGTCGGTGTCCCGGGTCGGGGTGAGGACCCAGGGCCGGCCCTCGAAGAGGTCGGCGGTGGCGGCGAGCGGGCCGGACCGCTCCTTGCCGGACATGGGGTGGCTGCCGATGTACGCGGTGAGGTCGAGGCCCAGCGCCTCCAGCTCCCGCTTCGGGCCGCCCTTGACGCTGGCCACGTCCAGGTAGCCGCGGGCCAGGCCGGCCTTCATGGCCTCGGCGAGGGTGGCGGCCACGTGCGCCGGGGGCACGGCGACGACGACGAGGTCCACGGGGCCTTCGGGGGCCTCGTCGGTGCCCGCGCCGAGCGCGGCGGCCGTGCGGGCGCGCGCCGGGTCGTGGTCGCGCAGGTGGACGCTGACGCCCCGGCCCGCGAGGGCGAGGGCGGCGGAGGTGCCGATCAGGCCGGTACCGATGACGAGCGCTGTTCTCACTGGGCGATGTCCTTGCGCAGGGCGGCCGCGGCACCGAGGTAGACGTGCGCGATCCGGGACTTGGGCAGTTCGGTCTCGACGTGGGCGAGGAGCCGGACGACCCTCGGCATCGCACCCTCGATGTCGAGTTCCTGTGCGCAGATCAGGGGGACGTCGACGATCCCGATGTGCCGGGCCGCGGCGGCGGGGAAGTCGCTGTGCAGATCGGGCGTGGCCGTGAACCAGATGCTGATGAGGTCCTCGGTGGTGAGCCCGTTGCGTTCGAGGACGGCGGTGAGCAGCTCCTCGACCTGCTCGCGCATGTGTCCGGCCTCGTCCCGCTCCAGCTGGACGGCTCCTCGGACCGCTCGTACCGCCACGTCGTACTCCTTCGCCTGCGCCAGTGCTCCGTTCAGCCTAGTCAGCGGCGGGGACGGCGCGCCGTGGCGCCCGCCCTCCGAGACGGGGCGGGCGCCACGGACTCCACACGCGGTCAGAGCTGCTGCCGGCGGATGATCTCCTCCAGGGAGGCGCCCTGGGGCAGCGAACCGTTCGGGGTCAGCTTGTCGACGGCCTGCGGCAGCGACTGCGCGATCTCGTCGGCGGCCTGCTCCGGGCTGACGCCGGCGTCCGCCGCGACCTTCTGGAGGGTGTCGTCGGGGAGGGCCCCGGCGATCTGGGCGCCGCTGACGGCCTGGTTCTCGCCGGTGCCGACCCAGGACTGGGCCTGGTCGGTGAGACCGGCCTTGGTGAGCATGTCGAGAAGGCCGCCGAGCGGGTTCGAGCCGTTGCCTCCTCCCCCGAGGGCCCCGAGCAGGGCGCCGAGGATGTTGCCGCCGCCGCCCTGCCCGCCTGCGCCGCCGAGGAGGCCCCCGAGGAGACTGCCGAGATCGTTGCCACCCGCCATGGTCCTGCCTTTCGTCCGGTACGGAACACGCCCAATGTCACCCGAACCGGGGTGTTCCGCCACTCGGGGTAGTGGGCGGCCGTGTTGCGGTCCCGGCGCGTGGTGCGCGGCGAAGCTGGCGGCATGACTTCACGCGCCACGACACGTCGTACCGTCCTGTTGGCCGCGGCGGCTCTGACGACGGCCTGCGGCTCGGACGGCGGGGGCGGCGGCGGTACGAGCACGAGCGCCCCGGCCACCAGCGAACCGGCCACCAGCGAACCGGCCCCGACCAGTACGGCCGCTCCGAGCGGTGGCGCTCCCCTGGCCAGGACCTCCCAGATCCCGGTCGGCGGCGGCACGGTCTTCGCGAAGGAGAAGGTGGTCGTGACGCAGCCGACGGCGGGCGAGTTCAAGGCGTTCTCGGCGATCTGCACCCACCAGGGCTGCACGGTGAACAAGGTCGAGGACGGCACGATCGACTGTCCCTGCCACGGCTCCAAGTACCGCATCGCCGACGGGTCGGTGGCGGCCGGCCCGGCCCCTCGCCCCCTCCCGGCCGAGCAGATTATTGTCTCGGGGGAAACGATCACTCTCGCGTAATCTGCCGGGCATGACTCCGGAAGAGCTGGTGCGCGAGCACACGATCTACTCCTGCGTGATGGGCTCGCGCGCCTTCGGTCTGGCGACCGAGGACAGCGACACGGACGTACGGGGCGTGTATCTCGCCCCGACGCCGCTCTTCTGGCACTTCGACAAGCCCCCGGCGCACGTGGAGGGCCCGGGCGAGGACCAGTTCAGCTGGGAGCTGGAACGCTTCTGCGAGCTCGCCCTGCGCAACAACCCGAACGTCCTGGAATGCCTCCACTCCCCCGTGGTCGAGCACGTCGACGACTGGGGCCGCGAGCTCCTCTCCCTGCGCGGCGCCTTCCTGTCCCGCCGGGCCCACCAGACCTTCGTCCGGTACGCGGTCGGCCAGCGCCGCAAGCTGGACGCGGACGTCCGCCAGTACGGGCATCCGCGCTGGAAGCACGCCATGCACCTGCTGCGGCTCCTCACCAGCTGCCGCGACCTGCTGCGCACGGGCGAGCTCCGCATCGACGTGGGCGAGGACCGCGACCGCCTCCTCGCGGTCAAGCGCGGCGAGGTGTCCTGGCCGGAGGTGGAGTCCTGGATGAACCGCCTCCAGGAGGAGGCGGACCGCGCCCACGACACGACCCCCCTCCCCGCCGCCCCGGACACACCCCGGATCCAGGACTTCCTGACCCGCGCCCGCCGCGCCTCCGCCCTGGCCTAGCTCTGGCTCACGCGTCCCAGAGCGCGCCGAAGGTCAGCAGGTCGCTGCGGTACTCGACGCGCTCCTCCCACTCCTTCGGCCAGGCGTCCGCGCCGAGGTGGGCGCCGGCGAAGGCGCCCGCGAGGGCGGCGATCGAGTCGGAGTCGCCGCGCGTGCAGGCCGCGCGGCGCAGGGCGGTGAGGGGCTCGTCGGGGAAGAGCAGGAAGCAGAGCAGGCCGGTCGCGAGGGCCTCCTCGGCGATCCAGCCGTCGCCGGTGTACTCGCAGGGGTCGAGCTCCGGGTCGGCCGTGCGCTGGACGGCGTCGAGGCGCTCCAGGACGGCCAGGCACTCGTCCCAGCCCCGCTGGACGAAGTGGAGTGCGCTGGGGTCCTGGGAGCGGGTCCACAGGTCGCCGAGCCAGTGCTCGTGGTAGCGGGAGCGGTTCTCGTACGCGTACGAGCGCAGCTGCCCGACGAGCCCGGCCGGGTCCACGCCCTGCGCGAGCAGGTACACGGCGCGGGCGGTGAGGTCGGAGGCGGCGAGCGCGGTGGGGTGACCGTGGGTCAGGCCCGACTGGAGCTGCGCGGCACCGGCCCGCTGCTCCTCGCTGAGCCCGGGGACCAGCCCGATGGGCGCGACCCGCATGTTGGCGCCACAGCCCTTGGAGTGGATCTGGCTGGCGTCCTGCCAGGGCCGGTCGCCGTCGAGGAGCATGCAGGCGCGCAGGCAGGTGTTGCCGGGGGCGCGGTTGTTCTCCGGGGAGTGGTACCAGTCGACGAACTCGTCGCGTACGGGCCTGGCGAGCCGCAGCGGGGCCAGTACGCCCCGGTCCATGGCCGTGCGGATGCCACGGGCGAAGGCGAGGGTCATCTGGGTGTCGTCGGTGACGTACGCCGTGCCGTTCCTGACCGGCAGCGCCATCTGACGCCAGGGACCGACCTTGGCGAGGATCGACGGCACGTCGTTGAACTCGGTCGGGAAGCCCAGCGCGTCCCCGAGCGCGAGCCCGATCAGGGAGCCGGTCGCGGCCTGCTTGGTCGCGTGTCGTGTGAGGTTCATGCGGGGCGTCCTTCCGGTCGCAGGAGGGGCGGGTGGAGGGTGGTGGCCCCGCCCGCCCGGTAGAGAGCGGCCGGTTTCCCCCGTCCGCCGGTGAGGCGCGGCGGTCCTTCCACGGCCTGGACGAAGCCGGGCGTGGTGAGGACCTTGCGCCGGAAGTTGGGGCGGTCGAGTTCGACGCCCCAGACCGTCTCGTAGACCTGCCGCAGCTCGCCGAGGGTGAACTCGGGCGGGCAGAAGGCGGTCGCGAGGCAGGTGTACTCCAGCTTGGCGCCGACCCGTTCGTGGGCGTCGGCGAGGATCCGGTCGTGGTCGAAGGCGAGGGCGCCGTGCGTCCCGTACGGGATCCACCGGGCCTGGGCCGCGTCGCCGCCGCCGCGCGGCTCGGGCGGGTCGGGTACGAGCGCGGTGAAGGCGACGGAGACGACCCGCATCCTCGGGTCGCGGTCCGGTTCGGTGTAGGTGCGGAGCTGTTCGAGGTGGAGTCCGGCGACGGTGGCCTCGGAGAGGCCGGTCTCCTCGGCGAGTTCGCGCCGGGCGGCCCGTTCGGCGGACTCGCGGGGCAGGACGAATCCGCCGGGCAGGGCCCAGGATCCGGCGTACGGCTCCTGGCCGCGCTCGACGAGCAGGACGTGCAGGCGCTCCTCGCGGATCGTGAGGACGGCGAGGTCGACGGTGACGGCGAACGGCTCGAAGGCGTACGGGTCGTAGCCCTCGGGGGCCTGGTGGGCGGTCATCGGCGCTCCGGCAGGGGGTGGGCGAGGTACGGGCCCTCGGCGAGCAGGTGGTCGACGGCGGCGACGGCGGCCGCGAGCCGCTCCTCGTGGGGGCCGGTGAGGACGGCCGTGCGGCGGCCGGTGTGCGCGAGCTGGGTGAGGAAGCGGGCGGTCATCCAGGGCCGCAGCTGCTCCTCGTCGCCCTCGCAGGGGACGCCCCGGTGGTCGGTGAGCAGCCAGAGGTGCTGCCGGCCGTGGGCGGCGATCTCGCCGGCGGCGGGGCTGGTGGTGCCGAAGTGGCGCTCGTGCCAGATGGTGGCGGCGAAGGCGTCGGTGTCGCAGAAGAGGACGGGCGAGCCGTCCCTGGCGGCCTCCTCCTCCCGTTCGGCCCGGCGCTGGGCGATGACGGGGAAGTCGGAGGAGCGGAGGGTGGGCTCGAACGCGCCGGGCTCGCTCCCGTACTCCGGTACGCAGCGGGTACGGGCCCAGACGCCACCGCGCCGCCGGTAGTGGTCGGCGAGGGCGCGGGCCATGGTGGTGGTGCCGGTGGACCCGGCGCCGAGGACGACGACGCGCCGGGTGAGCGCGGCCCGTACCGGCGGCTCCAGGAAGTCCCAGAAGGCGGCGGGGTCCTCGCGTACGGCGGTGTCGGAGAGGGGCGGCTCGCAGTCGACGAGGACGGTCTCGGCGCCGAGGCGGCGGCCGAGTTCGTCCCCGTACGGCTCCGAGGCGAAGACGGCGTCGACGCGCTCGGGGCCGGCGTACTCGTCGTCGACGGCGCCGGACACGAGGACGTCCGGGTGGATCTCCCGCAGCCAGGCGACCCGGTCCTCCACGGACAGGGCGTCCAGGGAGGAGCCCCGGACGAGCACCGTGACGCGCTCGCAGCGGTCGCGCGCGGTGCGGACGAGGTGGTGGTGGCCGGCGTGCGGCGGATGGAACCCGCCGGGGACGAGGCCGTGGCCGTAACGCGTCATGGCGTGATCCCCGCCGCGAGCAGCCTCGTCCCCTCGGTGCGCTTCGTGCGGCGCACCGGCGGGACGTCGAGACCTGGTCCACCCCCGTGGGCCCAGGTCCACCGGCTGTACACGGCGGGGCTCACCTCCGATCTCTTTAAGAGTCATCCTGACTATAAAGCGTCACGGTCGTCCCCCACAAGGCCCACCGGCCCTCGCCCCCCGGCCCCGGGCCCCGGACGCGGAGAAGCCCGTGACCGCCGGGCGGTCACGGGCTTCTCCGGTATGGCACCGGTACGGCAGGGGGCCTTACATGCCGACTTCCTTCATCAGCATGCCGACCTCGGTGTTGGTCAGGCGGCGCAGCCAGCCCGACTTCTGGTCGCCCAGGGCGATCGGGCCGAAGGCGGTGCGGACCAGCTTCTCGACCGGGAAGCCCGCCTCGGCGAGCATCCGGCGCACGATGTGCTTGCGGCCCTCGTGGAGGGTGACCTCGACCAGGTAGTTCTTGCCGGTCTGCTCGACGACGCGGAAGTGGTCGGCGCGCGCGTAGCCGTCCTCCAGCTGGATGCCTTCCTTCAGGCGCCGGCCGACCTCGCGGGGCAGCGGGCCGGTGATGGCGGCCAGGTAGGTCTTCTTCACGCCGTACTTCGGGTGCGTGAGGCGGTGGGCCAGCTCGCCGTGGTTGGTGAGCAGGATGATGCCCTCGGTCTCCGTGTCGAGCCGGCCGACGTGGAACAGCCGGGTCTCGCGGTTGGTGACGTAGTCGCCGAGGCACTGGCGGCCGTCCGGGTCCTCCATGGTGGAGACGACACCGGAGGGCTTGTTCAGCGCGAAGAAGAGGTACGACTGGGTGGCGACGGTCAGGCCGTCCACCTTGATCTCGTCCTTCTCCGGGTCGACGCGCATGCCCTGCTCGAGGACGATCTCGCCGTTGACCTCGACGCGGGCCTGCTCGATGAGCTCCTCGCAGGCGCGCCGCGAGCCCATGCCGGCGCGGGCGAGGACCTTCTGCAGCCGCTCGCCCTCCTGCTCGGCGCCGGGGAAGGTCTTCGGGAGCTTGATCTCGGGCTTGCCGGCGTACCGCTCCCGGTTGCGCTCCTCCGCGCGGGCGTCGTACTCGCGCGAGCGGGCGGGCGCCGTACGGCCGCCGCCGCGCTGCGGGGACTGCCGCGGGCCGCCCTTGGCGCCGCCGCGCGCGGCCGCGCCACGCCCGCGCTTGGGGGCCTCCGAGGAGCCGCCGGGGCTGTAGCGCTCGTCGTAGGTGCGCTCCTCCGGGCGCGCCTTGCGCGGGCTGGAGCCGGTCGGCCGACCGCCGCCCTGACCCGGACGCCCGCCGGCACCCTGGCCGGGGCGCCCGCCGCCCTGGCCCGGGCGTCCGCCGCCCTGGCCCTGACGGTCGTCGCGGCCGTTGCCGGCGCCGCGGTAGTTCCCGCGTCCGCCGCCACCGCCGCTGTTGCCGCGGCCTCCGCCGCTGCCGCCGCGGCCGCCGCTGTTGCCACCACGGCTCCCGCCGTTGTTTCCGCTGCTGTTCCTGCCGCTGCTGCTTCGCATCAAAGTTCCGTCTTGTCGTCTACGTCTGCGTCCGGGTCGAACGACGGGACGCCTTCCAGGGAGTCCGGCTCGACCGCCTCGGCCTCGGGGAGGAAGGGGGCGAGCTCGGGGAGTTCGTCCAGGCCGCGCAGGCCCATCCGCTCCAGGAAGTAGTTCGTCGTCCTGTACAGGATCGCACCTGTTTCGGGTTCCGCGCCCGCCTCCTCCACGAGACCCCGCTGGAGGAGGGTCCGCATCACGCCGTCGCAGTTGACTCCGCGTACCGCCGAGACGCGGGAACGGCTGACGGGCTGGCGGTACGCGACCACCGCGAGGGTCTCCAGTGCCGCCTGGGTGAGCCGCGCCTGCTGCCCCTCCAGGACGAAGGCCTCGACGGCGGGGGCGAAG
The DNA window shown above is from Streptomyces vietnamensis and carries:
- the scpB gene encoding SMC-Scp complex subunit ScpB, which translates into the protein MSDLKPALEAVLMVVDEPATEAHLAKVLERTPREVADALHELADEYTAQGRGFELRRVAGGWRYYTRAAFAPAVEAFVLEGQQARLTQAALETLAVVAYRQPVSRSRVSAVRGVNCDGVMRTLLQRGLVEEAGAEPETGAILYRTTNYFLERMGLRGLDELPELAPFLPEAEAVEPDSLEGVPSFDPDADVDDKTEL
- a CDS encoding AAA family ATPase, coding for MTRYGHGLVPGGFHPPHAGHHHLVRTARDRCERVTVLVRGSSLDALSVEDRVAWLREIHPDVLVSGAVDDEYAGPERVDAVFASEPYGDELGRRLGAETVLVDCEPPLSDTAVREDPAAFWDFLEPPVRAALTRRVVVLGAGSTGTTTMARALADHYRRRGGVWARTRCVPEYGSEPGAFEPTLRSSDFPVIAQRRAEREEEAARDGSPVLFCDTDAFAATIWHERHFGTTSPAAGEIAAHGRQHLWLLTDHRGVPCEGDEEQLRPWMTARFLTQLAHTGRRTAVLTGPHEERLAAAVAAVDHLLAEGPYLAHPLPERR
- a CDS encoding prephenate dehydrogenase, whose product is MRTALVIGTGLIGTSAALALAGRGVSVHLRDHDPARARTAAALGAGTDEAPEGPVDLVVVAVPPAHVAATLAEAMKAGLARGYLDVASVKGGPKRELEALGLDLTAYIGSHPMSGKERSGPLAATADLFEGRPWVLTPTRDTDTEVLNLALELVALCRAVPVVMDADAHDRAVALVSHTPQLVSSMVAARLEEADESAVRLCGQGIRDVTRIAASDPRMWVEILSANPGPVADVLSGVAADLDETVRALRALQSASADERRDGATGVEDVLRRGNAGRARVPGKHGAAPKAYETVAVLISDQPGELARIFADAGRAGVNIEDVRIEHATGQQAGLVQLMVEPSAAGPLGAALQERGWSLRTS
- the aroH gene encoding chorismate mutase; the protein is MAVRAVRGAVQLERDEAGHMREQVEELLTAVLERNGLTTEDLISIWFTATPDLHSDFPAAAARHIGIVDVPLICAQELDIEGAMPRVVRLLAHVETELPKSRIAHVYLGAAAALRKDIAQ
- a CDS encoding pseudouridine synthase, with the translated sequence MRSSSGRNSSGNNGGSRGGNSGGRGGSGGGRGNSGGGGGRGNYRGAGNGRDDRQGQGGGRPGQGGGRPGQGAGGRPGQGGGRPTGSSPRKARPEERTYDERYSPGGSSEAPKRGRGAAARGGAKGGPRQSPQRGGGRTAPARSREYDARAEERNRERYAGKPEIKLPKTFPGAEQEGERLQKVLARAGMGSRRACEELIEQARVEVNGEIVLEQGMRVDPEKDEIKVDGLTVATQSYLFFALNKPSGVVSTMEDPDGRQCLGDYVTNRETRLFHVGRLDTETEGIILLTNHGELAHRLTHPKYGVKKTYLAAITGPLPREVGRRLKEGIQLEDGYARADHFRVVEQTGKNYLVEVTLHEGRKHIVRRMLAEAGFPVEKLVRTAFGPIALGDQKSGWLRRLTNTEVGMLMKEVGM
- a CDS encoding nucleotidyltransferase domain-containing protein, with the translated sequence MTPEELVREHTIYSCVMGSRAFGLATEDSDTDVRGVYLAPTPLFWHFDKPPAHVEGPGEDQFSWELERFCELALRNNPNVLECLHSPVVEHVDDWGRELLSLRGAFLSRRAHQTFVRYAVGQRRKLDADVRQYGHPRWKHAMHLLRLLTSCRDLLRTGELRIDVGEDRDRLLAVKRGEVSWPEVESWMNRLQEEADRAHDTTPLPAAPDTPRIQDFLTRARRASALA
- a CDS encoding YidB family protein, yielding MAEHPGSGDIGRVPYRTKGRTMAGGNDLGSLLGGLLGGAGGQGGGGNILGALLGALGGGGNGSNPLGGLLDMLTKAGLTDQAQSWVGTGENQAVSGAQIAGALPDDTLQKVAADAGVSPEQAADEIAQSLPQAVDKLTPNGSLPQGASLEEIIRRQQL
- a CDS encoding Rieske (2Fe-2S) protein, whose translation is MTSRATTRRTVLLAAAALTTACGSDGGGGGGTSTSAPATSEPATSEPAPTSTAAPSGGAPLARTSQIPVGGGTVFAKEKVVVTQPTAGEFKAFSAICTHQGCTVNKVEDGTIDCPCHGSKYRIADGSVAAGPAPRPLPAEQIIVSGETITLA
- a CDS encoding ADP-ribosylglycohydrolase family protein, with the protein product MNLTRHATKQAATGSLIGLALGDALGFPTEFNDVPSILAKVGPWRQMALPVRNGTAYVTDDTQMTLAFARGIRTAMDRGVLAPLRLARPVRDEFVDWYHSPENNRAPGNTCLRACMLLDGDRPWQDASQIHSKGCGANMRVAPIGLVPGLSEEQRAGAAQLQSGLTHGHPTALAASDLTARAVYLLAQGVDPAGLVGQLRSYAYENRSRYHEHWLGDLWTRSQDPSALHFVQRGWDECLAVLERLDAVQRTADPELDPCEYTGDGWIAEEALATGLLCFLLFPDEPLTALRRAACTRGDSDSIAALAGAFAGAHLGADAWPKEWEERVEYRSDLLTFGALWDA
- a CDS encoding NUDIX hydrolase; protein product: MTAHQAPEGYDPYAFEPFAVTVDLAVLTIREERLHVLLVERGQEPYAGSWALPGGFVLPRESAERAARRELAEETGLSEATVAGLHLEQLRTYTEPDRDPRMRVVSVAFTALVPDPPEPRGGGDAAQARWIPYGTHGALAFDHDRILADAHERVGAKLEYTCLATAFCPPEFTLGELRQVYETVWGVELDRPNFRRKVLTTPGFVQAVEGPPRLTGGRGKPAALYRAGGATTLHPPLLRPEGRPA